In Astyanax mexicanus isolate ESR-SI-001 chromosome 7, AstMex3_surface, whole genome shotgun sequence, the genomic stretch gagagaaaaaagggcaaGATGGAACAAGCTTGAGTGATACTGAAAGAATGCTTTTACAGTAATGCCAAATATTTACAATAAGCCTTACTCACTTACACTACCCATTACTTTTCCACTGATCCACCCATTCATTTGATCTTAAAACTACTGAGAGGAGGTCCTGTTAAATTACAGTATTAGTCACTGTTTTATATGTACATTAGAAGTATGTACACTTATTACCAAAAAAAGGACCCACCCAGATTAGGGTTGCCACAAGTGTTGTAGTCAAGAAGGCTAGAgctaagtccaagtcaagaccaagaccgggacTAGTTActtctgagtcaagaccaagacttttagtagtaaagtctgaatcaagaccaagaccgggaAAAACCGGGACAAAGTCCAAGTGCAAGaccgagaccagattaagatttaaaagaaaaaaatccaattcaaattacattaatttttattttaatatgtaaaataaacaattacaatttgccctcaaacagctcatcactaaggttagctagctcatcactaatggtagttctctccctgggagcattagtattttagctatcttgtaactaaggttagctagcttttaATActatcccaggtaacattagtattttagatagctcgtcactaagattaactagcttgtcactagctttagttctctccccggtaacattagaaGTTTGGTAAGCTTGttgctatggttagctagcttatcactaaggttagctagctaactttagttatctagctagcttgCACTTACTTCTCTTTGTGCTTTCTTTCTAGATGTCTGGAAAAATTGATTGTGGTCCCAGAGGTCACAATGATTCACATAAACAAAGAATATAACTCCAGCCGGTGAAAAAGAACACATCAAACTattcaaaaagaaaaatgttGAGAAAGGACTGATTCAGTCTGTTTGAATTaattgttgatgttcagtaaCGATAGAGAAAAGTTTACGTTTCTAATTAACTTCACCTCAGACGGAGGACTCGGCCGGTCTTGTCAGTAGTCTCCTAGTCCACCTCACCccaagaccaagacaagaccGATTCCAAACCAGGTTGACTCCGAGACAAGACCGAGACCGGACATGAGTACAACACTAGTTGCCATCTTTCAGAAAAGAAATTAAGGGACAcccaacaaataaaaatataaatacaaattataATTATGGACATTTATGGAAATGAACATGTGTATTTTACAGAATTTTACAGGACTGGTGGCAACCTACAGATTGCTGCAACTCTCCGCATGAATTTATGTACACATGGCACAtacgtaaatgattacaggtcTGGTCTAATTAGACAGTGGGCCTGCCAAAATAAGGCATAAAAGTGCCTCACTGCCCAAAAAAGACTCTGAGAAGCTAATTTTGGacagtgtacctcctggtgaaagattatTTACTgatagacatgcctctatgacacttaaatatattttttcctgtTGACTTATTTGACTGAAATAAGCAGTATGGTCATTTCAATGAAATGCATTTTATCTAGGTCATCCATCAAAAGTGTTAATCATTTATGAAGAACCCTGCTAATGTTAAACCTCAATATGATTTGGTGCATCTAAATGTTGGGGACATCCTCTAAAATTTTAAAAGAATCATTAAAGATCTCTAAGACAAAAAAATACCAGTGCAGTTCTGAGGTTTTCTGAATGCTGATTTTATCTAAAGGCAGCACAGAAGATAAACGCTGCCTCTGCAACTTTGCTCTGCATGCTCACCAATAGCGATAAAATCACTCAACAGGCTGCATGTTGGTCTAAATTGCAATGTCAAGCATTAACAAATGTCAAGTATTATCAAACTAGTATTATGATATACAAGGCTTTATTTATTCAACAAAGTTTTACAaacttattaatataattatataatgctTATTAGATTATGATAAGTGGTTTCCACAGGCTTGTATAGCCATTTTATAGCCATATCTGTTATTTATTAGGGCAGTGGTGGGTCAGTGGTTAGATCACAGCCGGTGTTGTGGGTTCGATAGCCCCTCATGTTTCATGAGTATATGTTCCCATTCAGTGCCTCAAAACACTTTGCTATATTCTTATAGTTTGCCCTTCTTTGTGAGCATCAGTTATGTATATGTTGTACAGGAGGATACAACATCTGACTGTTGGTAAGAAGTTCGAGTAATAAAAGTATTCATAAAGCTTTGAAATTTAATTCACCTGCTCTGTCCTAAAACAAGAACTGTCAACAAGACATAGTCCTAACAATTGTATAAATCCTTTGAGAATTATTAATTATGtagtaagaatgctgttttctgtatgTAAAGACTAAGTATTCTAATATAAAtctatctcatctcatctcattgtcaaccgctttgtCCGTGAAGGGTcgcccggggggggggggggggggggggtggggggggggtggattgGTGCCCATCCCAtcaggcatcgggcagaaggcaggatacaccctggacaggccaccaatccatcgcagggcagacagacacattcactcacacactcacccctaaggggcaatttcaatcaagttccaattagtctgaacgtgccatctttggactgtgggaggaaacccacgcagacacggggagagcgtgcaaactccacacagaaagacccaggTTGCCCCGgccgggaatcaaacccaggccaTTTTGCTGTgcggcggaagtgctacccactgcaccACCGTGCCTCCCAATATAAACCtatataaacattaaatacaatgatttttttttctcagggtaCACTGCATTTGTGCTtaacatttgtattttatatttgttatttaccATTTTACTTAATAAAACTATCCTTAACATGGTGAAACATGTTCTAAATCATtagaatttgtaaaaaaaaaaaaatatcactactaGTTGCCACTAGTGATGCCATTCCCTATTATCTGAGTTGCTGAGTGCAGTAGGTGGGGTTAAGCTACTGTTTCTCAATTAGGTCttaattagttttagtttttagtaccTTTAGTTTTGAAGGTCTGAAATCATGGTAAAGTTATAGAATACTACTCTAatcttattaaaaatgtttaaaaaatgtttgatcATCATACATTTTGGAGATCAATTAAAGTTCTATCCACTCAGTTTTTTACAGTACCagatattttaaataatactttaaagGCCACTATAAACATCACATctaaattaagaaaaacataGCTTTTTGGTTTCTTTTTAAAAACCAATTTCTAAGAAAGATTAGAAATCTAAGACAGAAATGTAAAAGATAATTCTTTATGAATCCATGCCCATTGATAACTTATAATTCAGCTTCTGACCTGTGACTGTGTTTGAAGGGGTTGGGTTTCTGGCAGGGGTATGCCACTCTATGTGTATGCCCAAGTATGTGTCAGCGCCATTGTGAAACCAGCAAAAGAAATGTGCACTCTGCCTTAACATGCAGAAACAGAACCTGCTTTATCACTTACATACCAGAGCATAACTTTACACCTGAGGCTGGAACAGAAAGTCTTGTCTGGGCAGAGAGGAACAGTGAACCTCAGTTTCTAGTATACAGTAGCCTCAAGAACACTTATATAACACAAATAAATGTGTGTGGCTTTTTATCTATATCTAATGttatatacatacaaataaataaagataaaaaatatatatataaatatataacatacagtacacTTTTAAAGGAAGACAGTAACTATTTTTCTGGTGAGTTCTTGGCAATGTTACTATCATTTTCAGTTAAAGACAAACAcacaggacaaaaaaaaacacagtgtctTACCTCAGAGTGTTTATGATGTTGTAGATAAACTTCTCCTCGTTTCATAAAGGTGTCCATTCCACTAGATCCAAGCTGATCAACTTCTTATTCTGTGGATTCTTTAAAACGTCTTGCTGGTCTGTACTGAAGCCCGAGAATTTAAAACTGACTCAGCCTGAACTGCTCAGCTCTTTTAACCATCGCCTCTTTCCGCCCAGCCCTCAGCAGCTCATATTTGATCTCTCCGCCTATAGTGAGATTATTTCATCACACATATGACATCATTTCACCAGTTCACGTCAGACCGTGGGTTTCAATGAAGTTGTGTATGTAGAAATGACAcatcaaataaactctttttgcatGTATTTATATTGAGTCATCCAGTTTCTTTGTGTGCTTATGTAACTTCCACTCTTTAAGAACGACACATTTATTTCTAAAATCTTCTTATTTATTAGGGaaaaaatcaattattaaaattattattattagccttTGTATCTTATAACTAATGTTACTGTCAACCTGCATAATTTATCTTCCACACTGTTCTTGTTACTGCTGGAAGAAGCACAATACACACTTAATAGATCTTCCTTACTTAAGTTTTAATATCTTTTTATAGTTATCTATTATTTCTGTGTGCTTTTTGGTCTAATTGGTCTGTTTAAAGCTACTGGTGCCTTATTTTCCTTTTGGATcaataaaatgtgtgtatgtatattgtgctgtccaatgaaaaacatatatcttcaaaacagcaactgtacaggaaagagagaaaaccttaacttttaatggaagtcagtgtaaaaatagtttatttcaggtaattctgGACCATTTGTCAAGACGGTTTGAcaaagtgtaagggacaatttgtgtgtttaaattatttagtaaactaaaaatcaacaaaaatttagatacttgtttttcattggattaagtgtgtatatgtatgtatgtatgccaATATCCACAGTTCTATTAGTGGCAACATATTTTGACAACCTGCTGGAGATGTTCTGTGGATGTTACCTTGCCTTTACTGCTAAATTCAAAATATGAAGCCGGAAGTTCTCTAGAATCACACACTATGGCACAtaccaaattaaaataataaaattattaatgaattaatacattttcaaaacccTAATTTAAGTGTAATGTGTTGATGTCACAATTCCTTTGTCAATATTTTGTAATTATATCAGTAATTTTACTATTTAAGAAATAGTTTGATGCAGTGGGTAAGACTGTGACATAATAGACCAGGCCACTATTTCACAAAGTACGACACTAAACCACAATTTGGAAAACACAACATCAAACATCAAGCAGTCTTCCTATGATCATGCATTGCTAAGCATAATAAAAATTTGTATAATCACTTTAACAGCCTTTAAGGGAGAGCTGTGGGGcactcaataaatcttgttaaaCTAAATAACTATACAATAGTTTTGCTTTATTAGTAAGTTAACAATCGCTTCTTTAACTTAAGATTTAAGGGCTTAATAAGTTATTTTGCCTGGTTGTACTGtcctttaaaagaaaaataaaagctgtGAAGATTTCTTTGGTGAACACTGACAgaaatttgattacattttagtattaatctataaataGTGCAGAACCCTGAATAGTTCTTCCTTCATTTCAACAATTTCAAAATTCCTAGTATAAAATGTTTTAGAATTTTACAAAATTCTAAAAGATCTTAtttccatgtatatatatatatatatatttttttatcaatattaaaaaGGGACTACACTATACAaagtctttattattttatttttttgttggttggtcttaataatctataataataattaagatcTTATGATGTGAgacatattttactcttttaggattttttatttatttattttacagttatCAAATTGAGATGTAAAAATGTAAGCTATCAATGAAAATAAACAGAACTGTAGTTACATTAAATCAAATGCACAAAtggatttaaattaattttacccATAGCTGGACATTGTATGGGACTTCAAAAATATACTGACAAATTCCAGAGCCCAGAGATTGCCTTTTCTAGTACCATGATGCCCCCTAATGGTCTGAGAAAGAAGCCACTGGTATAATCTTCTCCTGTATAATCATGTACAAATTAAGATATTTGGTTATTTTCTGCAACTTTACTGGAAGATTTACAGTAGAAATATTTCTGATGAGCCAAACTagtatttaaacaaaaaacaaacatcatttagtaaaaaaaaatatttaaaactaaatcTCCAAACCACAATAAAACAGAATGAAAAACACAGTGATCTTTTATCCAATGGCTGTAATTACACCTCACAGCACCAGAGCAACTACTCCGTTCTATAATGTAAGTCTTGGTAAAACtccaataagggtacattaacagTAATTACAACAAAATGTCTCCACTAATTATTAACTGACCCAAGATGTGATAATATCCCCATTAATATTTACACTATTCTTAAGCATTACAACacagaattatttaatatcttaactagtgtcaaaaACTAGCTGAGACATTACTCAAGCACTTAACAGTGCTTAATACGGTCATAAGTGCCGTTAATTGTGACCTTTATTTAGTGttacttaatttttatttaatttaaatttatttataccTCATCAAATGCcctgtaaaaaaatatgattcaCACAGATTTGCATCTACACCAAAAGTAGCCGCTTGTCCCAGAGTAGATCATTTAACTTGCACTAGAGCCTCAAGGCTAATGTTGCAAAGAAGTATTGGTTAATGTCATTTGGTTAAttcgaattactgttttaatgtggttTTCAAACTCCTAAAAATGTAGACCAGTGCCCTCAAGATCTTGGTTTGCTGAGGACATAACCACAGTCTTGTTGAAGGACCATATGAGGTCACAGTGCCATGTAGAATAGGACTAATGTCATATGTTAATTCAATTCACTTAAATAAAACTTATTCTAACACTGTGTTTACATCATTAAATAAAACTGCGAATACATAAACATACAAGTATAAAAAGTGAATTTCCACAGAAAGTTTGGATCAAGCTTGGTAAAACATTAATTTGCCGTGAAAAAATATAtgcatgtgttaaaaaaaatcattgcatTAACATATTAACAGCACTAATATACAATAAATGTCAGCAAACAGTGTAGTCAGTGAATCACATACCAAGACAAAGACATCAAAGAGGGAACCTGCTCTTTTTATttcaatatactttttttcttcatttttgttaaTGCAAGTCGCACAGTGACAGGACTtcaactgaggaaaaaaaaaagtgtgtggaaATCCCTCACAAGTAATCAACTGCCATCATCTCAAAAACATCTGGTACTGGTCCACCTGCCAAAGATCAGCTGCATCAATCTCTCTTCACCCCCCATCCCGCCCCCTTTTCCCCTCCCCTTCGACACGTTTTCTCCCTGCTAAACTCCCTTCAAAAagggaaacaaaagaaaaagcgaaaaaaagaaaggaaattaTAACAATGTCCAGGAACAAACTGCTAGTCACTATCACAATAGTGGAGACAGACATTGCCTCTCAGATTGAATACACAGACAACTTCCTGGATAGCTAGTCACACTCTGAAGCGGTCCAATGGCAGCTTTACACTGAATACCCTGCCCACCCCTGCACCCAGGTTACATATGGAGACAGACGAAAATAAAAAGCTTATAGAAGAGCATccaacaccccccacccccaccccacccaggAACCCAACCCCACCAACCCCACACACCTCCCACTTTTAAGTGAGACGTGAGCGGGGGTGACCGCTGACCATCAGCAGGTCACATAGAGTCTCTATAAGGGAGCCCATATTTGGTAGATCCCTAGTATTTCACTCCCGGCACAAACTCCTTCGCATCTGGGTTCAAATTGCTCTTGCGCTGTttgggaaaagaaaaagaaagagagaacaattATTTCCAAGCACATTTTACAAGTATTTGTTACAAACAACTTGTTTAAAGCCAAACTTATTGTAATGTTTCATTAAACTATCCACAACtattgttttaacattgtttCGGTTTATCAAATCCTTCTCTTTGGTATCTAGCTCCACACTAAATTACACCAAGTTACACTGAGGCAAACTATAGCAAGCATTTAATGCGTGCATTAGTCTTTTACACAAAGTAAACTTGGCAACCTGTGGGGCACGTTTCCACTGGCTCACTATGTTgtgactagggctgcacaatatcgGAAAAAACATATTGCAATATTGTTATTGGCATAAAAGATTggaataatttattaaactgCTTTTGAACATGTCACGTGACATTAAGAGGTCCCTctctcctccccccccccccaccaaacctgttccggatttttttttttttttttaaatcctattCAGATTTTCATCTATATCTGGAATCTGTTTCCAGTTTCACGATTCTGTCCAATTAACTGTGCAGCCCTTGTTTCACCCTAACTCTATTAATATTACTGTGTTTCAGGTAAAAGAACTTACTGCAATGTCTTCTGCGTTTCCGTCATTGACCGACAGCCCACTGAGCTGCTGCTGAATTTGCCCGACACCAGGCGGCAGGTCCCTCGCAGGAATGAACCAGTCCTGATCCTCCTCTTCCAACATTTCCTGGAAACAGCGCTCCAGAAACTCCTGCTCCAAAAGCTCCTCTTCCACCTGAGAATTCAAGAAAACCATATGCTCACAATCATACCAATCCTCTGAAAAGAACACTGACTACTCCTGCACTAGAGACCTAAACTGACCTGTCTGTTGTACTCTTCCTCGTTCTCCATCCACATGTACTCTGCAAAGGGGTTGGACTCTCCTTCCTTATGTCCGTTCACCACAACGTCATCCTTCCCCGAACCagtgctgcctcctggtgtcttCGCCACCTCGGGACTGTTAATATCTGCAGGTTCTagaagacacacaaagacacttgATTTAATATATCTTAAGAAATAACTAAAATCTGATTGAATGtcaattctttattttaaaaagctttattttaaaacttgCCTTGACAGAAATACAATtatattcaaacataaaaaaatagagagaaaggtaACAATATCTAAAAAGATACTAGAAAATATGCAAACTAAATCAGTTTAAAGCTTAACCTTAATTTCATCATAAaaaactgacctttttttttataaccatTTTACCCATATTTCTACTGCTGCTTCAAGCGTTATTAAAGGACTGTGTCTCTAAATATTTACATCATAAAGTGGTTTCTTGAACATAAACGAGTTCAGTGTTCTTCATTGGCTGCTGACTGACTCTCACTATATGGTAGAATAGGAAATTCACAGCATTGCATTTTCCTAAAATACCTGCAGGAACAGCATAACAAGATTTGTCTCATAATGAATGAAAAGTGTTGAAGTGCTGAAAGTGTTTCCAGCATCTAGTAAAACCCATACTGCGAAGAACTGAAGCTGCTTTAGGTTCCTGTACTGTATTTGTACAATCAGACATTGAATTGCTCAGTTAGAATATACACTGAAAACCTATTATTTAGCTGGAAtacattaatgaaaaaaatgcagCAGTGCATACaaactattttactattatttttaatagtatgGATATTGCACAAGTTGGCTCACAAACCTCAACatctttatttttacttaaaaacaATTGTCATGCCATTTTATTCTAGTGTTTGTTTTTAATGACATACTGCAGTTGCGCCATGCATTAAAAGATAAATACATTTGCAAAAGTGTAACGTGGCAATATTATCCCTCAAAATGTTTAATCATGTTGTAAAATAGATTACTCTTCAGTTACACAAGAGTCAGTAGTTAAAGTGCCATAGTACGATACTACGATCATCTTGAAATTGATTACTGAACATATCACACAATTGTGGCAAACTCAACCCTATTACAGTTATAAACATGATGTCTGAAGATTAAATCTAAATTTGAAACAAGAGTTTCAAGTAATCAGCATTGCATATTAAACTCAGAATACACGTGTGACTTCACAGTTAGTAGAGGGTTAGTCGGTCAGTAGGGCTcttttactgtaattaaacttCCTTAAGCGCAGACCAGTTTTAATAAACAAGTCTTATCTTGCTCTATTTTACACGTCCACAATTCATTACCACATAAATATGACTTACGGAAACAATAAAAATAGCATATACAAATTAAACCTTTAACTCAAAATGGTTTGtgtaacttttttgtttttttgtaacttttttcttatccaaaaatgtataaaaagatcGCTGTCCCTATTAGTCCAAATAAATACGCTTAAGCTTTTGTTGCAATTCCTAATGGTGTCAAATTATAGCTTTAATTAAGCCCAAATAGCACAACTGGTTTGCCTACTTCTTTAGATAGAACCTTTCACTTTAACTATTGATTATTAGTACCTTTTTTATAAGAAAGAGTTTtacagattaaaaataaaaagtatttaaaaaactgATCATGCTCCATATTGTATTAGCTTTTTATTAGGAAGTCTGACAACAGAttgactttttatttctcttaatttTCAATAAATGCGTTAAAAATGTTTGGAAGTGGATTATTGTGCGTTTTATTATAAAGGTCGACTAAATTATAGGAATTAAAAGCatgtaatttaataaacaaacatgGTTGGTTCAGAGTAAACTGCTTGGCTAATAATTCTATGGCAATTGAATTTGTGTTGGTTTTATATGCGACACAATACTTCATGTGTGAAATTATGaaaaagtatgacaaaaagatgcacagcttttaGACCccaacaatgcaaagaaaacaacttcatattcataaagttttaaaaattcagaaatcaatattttggggAATTACCCtggttctcctccaacagtcgtacacactgcttttagataactttctgccactcctgtttaaaaatttaagcagtttagcttggtttgatggcttgtgatcatccatcttactcttgattatattccagaggttttcaatttggtaagatcaaagaaacacaattttttaaggtggtctcttattttttcaagtGCTGTATATTTTCTGTATTCCAACTCTCCAATTCTGGATGACTATGTTTACATCAACATTGATTAAAATTTGGCAGATTCCTCTTTTAGTGTTTGCTGATAGTACTGCCActgctttttatttatattttttaaaataagaaactGTAACTATTTAAACCTGTGTTAACTGACTAACTAAACTACAGCTCCACACAAAAGATAACCttaggctaggttagctagttagcttagctaagctataaTACAGCCTCCTCAGGATGCTGCTGCGTTGTGCGCACGTTTTACCACGTTTTGTTATGTTAGCAAGCTAGCACAGCtacattagctagctaatatAACACGTGGTAAACTATTTACCCatttaaaaggaaagaaaaacatgTTAAATAGCGTTCAGAGGCTTTGAATAACAAGCTAACGAGCCTGAGCTTAGATCTGGCGCATGTTTGAGTAACGGAGACTTTGTGAAGAGAAAACAAgcgatatataaataatactcTGTATGATTAGCATTGGGAGATGGTCTGTAGATCTGCGATTTCGCCACATTACGCGTGCAGGCCGTCGTAGGACACAAGGCCCCGCTAAACGGCTTATTTTAGGCCATAAAAACATTTTTCATCACACACGCCCAGCTGTTATTCCCCTCATTTATCCTTCAAATTAGCTGCTTTTAAGCAAAAAGGGGAGCTAAGCCATTTAGCTAAACAGCTGCGCAGCTTCCAGCTTTAGCCTAGCTCGCTAGCTCCGATGCTAACGCTAGCAAAATGGCTCTGCTGCTCTGCACGCTACGCGACCGAGCTCAGCCGCGGAGCTGCTCACAGCGCGGCGCTCCTGAAAAACACAGGCCGCTTTATTACTGAGCTTTACTCACCAGGCATCGTAACCACACCGTTCTCCTCTATAATCCCAACAGAGCTCCAGCTAAACGGAGGGAATTCGGCCTGTTCGCAGCAACACTGTTACCTGGCCAGATTTCAATACTACGTCAATGCGTTCATGTGCGGGCCTTTCAAACAAACAGATGAGCGCCCCCTGCTGGACGTGCCCTCAGCGCGCGCgcgcgagcacacacacacacacagacaatacagTCTTACctatttttctgatatttttaaataattatttaatttatataattatatatttattttttctttattttttctgttctattttcccGAGAAAATTCTTGGTGACGCTTGAGGCCACTGAGATCTGTAGATCTTtcttcaaagctaaatgtgct encodes the following:
- the paip2b gene encoding polyadenylate-binding protein-interacting protein 2B, which translates into the protein MPEPADINSPEVAKTPGGSTGSGKDDVVVNGHKEGESNPFAEYMWMENEEEYNRQVEEELLEQEFLERCFQEMLEEEDQDWFIPARDLPPGVGQIQQQLSGLSVNDGNAEDIARKSNLNPDAKEFVPGVKY